One region of Chitinophaga varians genomic DNA includes:
- a CDS encoding efflux RND transporter periplasmic adaptor subunit, with the protein MVALLGTACGGGKKQQQQAAMMGMMKATVVAQEVVPASYTVHSQFPATLTAHDEVAIRSDVTGYLSGIKVKDGSMVKKGQPLYEIDKSRYVAAYGQVAATQQQAEADLAQKEKDYERYKTLLEHDAISRQTVDQAYTAVMTSKANLAAAKAAVARAGTDVNHAVIRAPVSGSIGIVQIKVGDIVNAGQTLINTLVNEHPIFADFDVPQASIPQFLRIQKGQGDEKFFLKFTNGETYGEQGKIQAINNIVDPQTGTIRVRLVFENKDNQLKSGMSGVVVMQYATPATQVAIPAKAIVETLSETSVMTLTKDNVVQPVHITPGPVADTMLIVESGLKAGDRIIVEGLQKVRPGDTVNVAGPGTPAAPPAGKH; encoded by the coding sequence GTGGTTGCACTGCTGGGCACTGCCTGTGGCGGTGGAAAAAAACAACAGCAACAGGCGGCCATGATGGGCATGATGAAGGCAACCGTTGTAGCGCAGGAAGTAGTGCCGGCTTCCTATACCGTGCACTCACAATTCCCGGCCACGCTGACGGCGCATGATGAAGTGGCTATCCGCTCGGACGTGACCGGCTATCTCTCCGGTATCAAAGTAAAAGACGGAAGTATGGTGAAAAAAGGACAGCCACTATACGAGATCGATAAAAGCCGTTATGTGGCCGCTTACGGCCAGGTGGCTGCCACCCAGCAACAGGCCGAAGCTGACCTCGCCCAGAAAGAAAAGGATTATGAGCGGTATAAGACCCTGCTGGAGCATGACGCTATCTCCCGGCAGACAGTAGACCAGGCGTACACCGCCGTGATGACTTCCAAAGCTAACCTGGCGGCCGCCAAGGCAGCGGTGGCCCGCGCCGGCACGGACGTCAACCACGCTGTTATCCGTGCCCCTGTCAGCGGCAGCATCGGTATCGTACAGATCAAAGTTGGCGATATCGTCAACGCCGGCCAGACACTGATCAACACCCTCGTCAATGAACATCCCATCTTCGCCGACTTCGACGTGCCACAGGCCAGCATCCCGCAGTTCCTGCGCATCCAGAAAGGACAGGGCGATGAAAAATTCTTCCTGAAATTCACCAACGGCGAAACCTACGGGGAACAGGGAAAAATACAAGCCATCAATAATATCGTGGACCCGCAGACCGGTACTATCCGGGTGCGCCTGGTATTTGAAAATAAAGACAACCAGCTGAAGTCGGGCATGAGCGGCGTAGTGGTCATGCAGTACGCCACCCCCGCCACACAGGTGGCCATTCCTGCTAAAGCAATTGTAGAGACCCTCTCCGAAACTTCCGTGATGACGCTCACGAAAGACAACGTCGTACAGCCGGTGCATATCACGCCCGGCCCCGTCGCCGACACCATGCTGATCGTGGAAAGCGGCCTCAAGGCGGGCGACAGGATCATCGTGGAAGGCCTTCAGAAAGTAAGGCCCGGAGATACGGTGAATGTGGCCGGTCCGGGCACACCGGCAGCACCGCCGGCAGGTAAACATTAA
- a CDS encoding GAF domain-containing protein, which yields MAEDLQIIQGDKTAQYQSLIPQIKGLLDGEPDLVANLANVAAALKEQFGWFWVGFYLVKGEELVLGPFQGPVACTRIRKGRGVCGTSWAQAATLIVPDVEAFPGHIACSSLSRSEIVVPLMKAGEVAGVLDVDSDRLSSFDETDRQFLEEIVALIMI from the coding sequence ATGGCAGAAGACTTACAGATCATTCAGGGAGATAAAACCGCACAATATCAATCGCTCATTCCGCAGATAAAGGGACTGCTGGACGGAGAGCCTGATCTGGTGGCCAATCTGGCCAATGTGGCGGCAGCATTGAAAGAACAATTCGGCTGGTTCTGGGTAGGATTTTACCTGGTGAAAGGGGAAGAACTGGTACTGGGGCCTTTTCAGGGGCCGGTAGCCTGCACCCGTATCCGTAAAGGACGCGGTGTTTGCGGCACCAGCTGGGCACAGGCAGCCACACTTATTGTACCGGATGTGGAAGCCTTCCCGGGGCATATTGCATGCAGCAGTCTTTCCAGGTCTGAAATTGTAGTTCCCCTGATGAAAGCAGGTGAAGTGGCAGGTGTGCTGGATGTGGATAGCGACAGGCTTTCCTCTTTTGATGAAACAGACCGGCAATTCCTGGAAGAAATTGTGGCATTGATTATGATATAG
- the idi gene encoding isopentenyl-diphosphate Delta-isomerase, protein MNQPEVILVTESDEAIGTMEKMEAHRRGLLHRAFSVFILNDAGDILLQQRALGKYHSPGQWTNACCSHQFPGESTSDAAHRRLMEEMGFDCPLEEIFAFTYRTAFANGLIEHEFDHVLIGTYNGAIHPDSTEVNDYRYMSATQVLALMEQEPDRFTSWFHLALPRVLKHLNVSVTTTGM, encoded by the coding sequence ATGAATCAACCTGAAGTAATACTAGTGACTGAATCCGATGAAGCTATAGGTACCATGGAAAAAATGGAGGCGCATCGCAGGGGCCTGTTGCACCGTGCGTTTTCCGTATTTATTTTAAATGATGCCGGAGATATTTTGTTACAACAACGGGCACTGGGCAAATACCATTCTCCCGGTCAGTGGACCAACGCCTGCTGTAGCCATCAGTTTCCCGGCGAATCTACATCGGATGCCGCTCACCGCAGGCTGATGGAAGAAATGGGTTTTGACTGCCCGCTGGAGGAAATTTTTGCTTTTACTTACAGAACAGCTTTTGCCAACGGCCTTATAGAGCATGAATTTGATCATGTGCTTATAGGTACTTACAATGGTGCGATTCACCCCGACAGCACGGAAGTAAATGATTACAGGTATATGTCTGCCACTCAGGTCCTGGCGTTGATGGAGCAGGAACCAGACCGCTTCACCAGCTGGTTCCATCTCGCATTGCCCAGGGTGCTGAAACATTTAAATGTATCCGTCACCACGACTGGTATGTGA
- a CDS encoding efflux RND transporter permease subunit, whose translation MISKTFIERKNTTIVISIILVIVGLICMFNLPIAQLPDIAPPVTDVRAVYVGANSTTVEETVTTPIENQVNGTPGAMYIQSVSANDGSMSITVTFNLGTDPDIATLDVQNRVSLALPSTPDEVRRVGVTVKKRSNDMLMVIGLNSPKGKHTREFLDNYINIYLKPELARIEGVGDVNVFSQDYSMRIWLNPDKMAALNLTAADVARAITEQNQQVPAGSIGAPPMSRTQAFEYTVSVKGRLATSEEFGNVVVAKNPNGGLVRLRDVARINLGSFSYAIDAKADGKTGSGLAIYLAPGANALNVNDRVIAKMEELSKSFPEDVNWLIPFETTSFVKISINEVIHTFLEALALVVIVVFVFLQNWRATIIPILVIPISLIGTFIFFQLLGFSINTLTLFGFVLAIGIVVDDAIVVVEAVQHHIDADLMSPREATFKAMSEVQAPVIAIALILAAVFVPVAFIPGVSGRLYQQFALTIAFSVLLSAFLALTLTPALTAILLRPAHLTKKSHGLNKFFYKFNEWFTRVTNRYGNMVMRSIRFTPVVLILLAVLFVAAFYLFKKTPTTFVPQEDMGALFIALELPEASSTERTKEVVDEIGNILSADSAVNHFFGITGMNFVANAVKPNSGTFFVSLKPWDERYAHGDDIGKVLGRIQGAASRIIGATIIAIPAPTLRGMGTSGGFSFVLEQKSNPDIKQFTQVMGQFLMAANQRPEIARAYAFFSANTPQFNVEVDRDKCKQLGVAVSDVFNALQTFLGGLYVNDFTRFSRSFRVVMQADSLYRTSIDNLATYYVRNNLGQMVPLSALITSKKGAGAPVINHFNLYRSVEIDGDSKVGYSSGDAIKALQEVAAKVLPENFGYEWTNVSLQEIKAGNSSVLIFMLSILFVFLLLTALYESWSVPFSVLLAVPVALFGSIAALALTKQANSVYSQIGLITLIGLAAKNAILIVEFCKERVDRGMPLLDATLEAVKLRFRPILMTSFAFILGVVPLCLAKGAGAASRVNIGFTVIGGMLAATILGVFTVPVLYVLITKLAYGKKKLAELEAHGNEEKKPKGLGE comes from the coding sequence ATGATTTCAAAAACTTTTATAGAGCGCAAGAATACTACGATAGTTATATCCATCATCCTGGTGATTGTAGGGTTGATCTGTATGTTTAACCTGCCTATTGCCCAGTTGCCCGATATTGCGCCACCCGTGACAGACGTGCGGGCTGTATATGTGGGCGCCAACTCCACCACAGTGGAAGAAACGGTGACCACGCCCATCGAAAACCAGGTGAACGGTACGCCCGGCGCCATGTACATACAGTCCGTAAGCGCCAACGACGGCTCCATGAGCATCACCGTAACGTTCAACCTCGGCACCGATCCCGATATCGCTACGCTCGACGTACAAAACAGGGTAAGCCTCGCACTCCCCAGTACGCCGGACGAAGTAAGGCGTGTAGGGGTGACCGTTAAAAAACGTTCCAATGACATGTTGATGGTGATCGGGCTTAACTCACCCAAAGGCAAACATACCCGTGAATTCCTCGACAACTACATCAATATCTATCTCAAACCGGAACTGGCCCGTATCGAAGGGGTCGGCGACGTGAACGTGTTCTCGCAGGACTATAGTATGCGTATATGGCTCAACCCCGACAAGATGGCGGCGCTCAACCTGACCGCTGCCGATGTTGCCCGGGCCATCACCGAACAGAACCAGCAGGTGCCCGCTGGTAGTATCGGGGCGCCGCCTATGTCACGCACACAGGCTTTTGAATATACGGTAAGCGTAAAAGGCCGCCTGGCCACTTCAGAAGAATTTGGCAACGTAGTGGTAGCGAAAAACCCGAACGGCGGCCTCGTTCGGCTGCGTGACGTGGCCCGCATCAACCTCGGCTCTTTCAGTTACGCCATCGACGCCAAAGCGGACGGTAAAACCGGTAGCGGTCTGGCCATCTACCTGGCGCCCGGCGCCAACGCGCTCAATGTGAACGACCGCGTGATCGCTAAAATGGAAGAACTAAGCAAGTCTTTTCCGGAAGACGTGAACTGGCTCATTCCTTTTGAAACGACTTCATTCGTAAAAATATCCATCAATGAGGTGATCCACACCTTCCTCGAAGCGCTCGCACTGGTGGTGATCGTGGTGTTTGTGTTCCTGCAAAACTGGCGTGCCACCATCATCCCGATATTGGTAATTCCCATCTCACTGATCGGTACCTTTATTTTCTTCCAGCTACTTGGGTTTTCCATCAACACCCTTACCCTCTTCGGTTTCGTACTGGCCATCGGTATCGTGGTGGACGACGCCATCGTGGTGGTGGAGGCGGTCCAGCACCATATAGATGCCGACCTGATGTCGCCACGGGAAGCTACTTTCAAGGCCATGTCTGAGGTGCAGGCGCCGGTAATCGCTATCGCGCTGATCCTCGCAGCGGTGTTTGTGCCGGTGGCATTTATTCCGGGGGTAAGCGGACGCTTGTACCAGCAGTTTGCGCTCACTATCGCGTTCTCTGTGTTGCTCTCGGCTTTCCTGGCGTTGACGCTCACGCCGGCGCTCACAGCCATTTTGCTGCGGCCGGCACATCTCACTAAAAAATCCCATGGGCTCAATAAGTTCTTTTATAAGTTCAACGAATGGTTTACCCGTGTTACCAACCGTTATGGCAACATGGTGATGCGTTCCATCCGTTTTACGCCGGTAGTGCTCATTTTGCTGGCCGTGTTGTTTGTCGCCGCTTTTTATCTTTTTAAGAAGACGCCCACCACCTTTGTACCCCAGGAAGACATGGGGGCCCTCTTTATCGCATTGGAACTGCCGGAAGCTTCTTCCACCGAACGAACGAAAGAAGTGGTGGATGAAATCGGAAATATCCTCAGCGCCGACAGCGCCGTTAACCACTTCTTCGGCATCACCGGGATGAACTTTGTGGCCAATGCGGTGAAACCCAACTCCGGCACCTTCTTCGTGAGCCTCAAACCATGGGACGAGCGCTATGCGCATGGAGACGATATCGGTAAGGTATTGGGCCGCATACAGGGAGCCGCTTCCCGTATCATAGGCGCCACTATCATTGCTATTCCGGCGCCCACACTGCGTGGTATGGGTACTTCGGGCGGTTTCTCGTTTGTGCTGGAACAGAAAAGCAATCCGGATATTAAGCAGTTCACCCAGGTAATGGGACAGTTCCTCATGGCCGCCAACCAGCGGCCGGAAATTGCGCGGGCCTACGCTTTCTTCAGCGCCAATACGCCGCAGTTCAATGTGGAAGTGGACAGGGACAAGTGTAAACAATTGGGCGTGGCCGTCAGCGACGTGTTCAATGCCTTGCAGACTTTCCTCGGCGGACTTTATGTCAACGACTTCACGCGTTTCAGTCGCAGTTTCCGCGTGGTGATGCAGGCAGACTCGCTATATCGCACCAGCATTGATAATCTCGCTACTTATTACGTCCGTAATAACCTGGGGCAGATGGTGCCGCTCAGCGCGCTCATCACCTCCAAAAAAGGCGCAGGCGCTCCGGTAATCAACCACTTTAACCTCTACCGCTCCGTGGAAATAGACGGGGACAGTAAAGTAGGCTACAGTAGCGGTGACGCCATCAAAGCCTTACAGGAAGTGGCTGCCAAGGTGTTGCCGGAAAATTTCGGTTACGAGTGGACCAACGTGTCGTTGCAGGAAATCAAAGCCGGTAACAGCAGTGTGTTGATATTCATGTTGTCTATCCTGTTTGTGTTCCTGCTGCTCACCGCCTTGTACGAGAGCTGGTCAGTGCCATTCTCCGTACTGCTGGCCGTACCGGTGGCGTTGTTTGGTTCCATCGCCGCGCTGGCGCTCACCAAACAGGCCAACAGCGTATATTCCCAGATTGGTCTGATCACGTTGATCGGTCTGGCCGCTAAAAACGCCATCCTGATCGTGGAGTTCTGCAAAGAGCGTGTAGACAGGGGGATGCCATTGCTGGATGCCACGCTGGAAGCCGTGAAGCTGCGTTTCAGGCCTATCCTGATGACATCCTTTGCTTTTATCCTTGGCGTGGTGCCGCTGTGTCTGGCGAAAGGCGCAGGCGCCGCTTCCCGTGTTAATATAGGCTTCACCGTTATTGGCGGGATGCTGGCCGCCACCATCCTCGGTGTGTTCACCGTTCCGGTATTGTATGTGCTCATCACCAAACTGGCTTACGGTAAAAAGAAACTGGCAGAGCTGGAAGCGCACGGCAATGAAGAAAAGAAACCCAAAGGTCTGGGTGAATAA
- a CDS encoding terpene synthase family protein — translation MTTIQFPRVQYPFPSRLNSHVAAAQQHVEDWVHHHGLLSTDKAKARFAKARFAWLAARAFPDAGLHELCIIADFNTWLFILDDQCDEAEAGKKSGFLRSVMTGFMDIFRHPDPRTPANNAPLPSALISIWERMKAISSPEWQQRFIRSMEDYFNSCLWEAQNRENRIVPTVADYVRMRPYTGALLADVEAIDIIEKIYLPADMLQHALLKRMVQACNNIVCWANDLFSFPKEHKAGDVHNLVLVLQHERQCSLQEAVDEAARMHNEEVAIFVVLEKLLPLSGSEKDYELLRYVAVLRSWITGNFEWSLHDTGRYSAMMKEYVNS, via the coding sequence ATGACAACGATCCAGTTTCCCCGGGTCCAGTATCCGTTTCCTTCCCGTTTGAATTCCCATGTGGCAGCCGCCCAGCAACATGTAGAAGACTGGGTGCATCATCATGGTTTATTGTCTACCGACAAAGCGAAGGCCCGCTTCGCCAAAGCCCGTTTTGCCTGGCTGGCGGCCCGTGCTTTCCCGGACGCAGGGCTGCACGAGCTCTGTATCATCGCAGATTTTAACACCTGGTTGTTTATCCTTGATGATCAGTGTGATGAGGCGGAAGCCGGTAAAAAATCAGGCTTTCTGCGCAGTGTCATGACCGGTTTCATGGACATCTTCCGTCATCCCGATCCCCGCACACCGGCCAACAACGCGCCGCTGCCGTCCGCGCTCATCAGCATCTGGGAACGGATGAAGGCCATCAGTTCACCGGAATGGCAGCAGCGCTTTATCCGCAGCATGGAAGATTATTTCAACTCCTGCCTCTGGGAAGCACAGAACCGCGAAAATCGTATAGTCCCCACCGTGGCCGACTATGTACGGATGCGCCCCTACACCGGCGCACTTCTCGCCGACGTGGAAGCGATAGATATCATTGAGAAAATATATTTGCCTGCAGATATGCTGCAGCATGCCCTGCTCAAACGCATGGTGCAAGCCTGCAATAACATCGTATGCTGGGCCAACGACCTCTTTTCTTTCCCGAAAGAACATAAGGCCGGCGACGTACATAACCTGGTACTGGTACTACAGCATGAACGCCAATGCTCCCTGCAGGAGGCGGTAGATGAAGCGGCCCGCATGCACAACGAGGAAGTGGCCATATTTGTGGTGCTGGAAAAGTTGCTGCCACTCAGCGGCAGTGAGAAAGATTACGAACTGCTGCGCTACGTGGCGGTACTGCGTTCCTGGATTACAGGCAACTTCGAATGGAGCCTGCACGATACCGGACGCTATAGCGCGATGATGAAAGAGTATGTCAACAGTTGA
- a CDS encoding TMEM175 family protein, with protein MSMSVIKEAKPAHREFELDRTVLFSDAVFAIAITLLIIEIKLPAMPAHLPAGGYREVLNPFLMEFFTFAMSFLFIGTFWKWHLHLCRFLQHYDDGLIHRNLFFLFFIVTFPFSTGAMMHMGNHFMLPLYIYLFNLAGCLAGLFWISYYIFQRKPGLAVAGLHTEKELLYQRLKYSFLTMAFGFTALALAYFIYPDNTTIQNLSFCLIPLLIFFNHFRLKIKKRNTLRLVHVGDKPS; from the coding sequence ATGTCTATGTCAGTTATAAAGGAAGCAAAACCTGCACACCGTGAGTTTGAGCTGGACCGGACGGTGTTGTTCAGCGATGCTGTGTTTGCCATTGCCATTACGCTGTTAATCATCGAAATCAAATTACCGGCCATGCCGGCGCACCTGCCTGCGGGCGGTTACCGGGAAGTATTGAATCCCTTTCTGATGGAGTTTTTCACCTTCGCGATGAGTTTTCTGTTCATCGGGACTTTCTGGAAATGGCACCTGCACCTGTGCCGTTTTTTACAGCATTATGACGATGGGCTGATCCACCGCAATCTTTTTTTCCTGTTTTTTATTGTCACCTTTCCTTTTTCCACGGGCGCCATGATGCATATGGGAAACCATTTCATGCTACCGTTATATATTTATCTGTTTAACCTGGCCGGCTGTCTGGCGGGGCTGTTCTGGATAAGCTATTACATTTTCCAGCGTAAGCCGGGATTGGCGGTGGCAGGCCTTCACACCGAAAAAGAATTGCTGTACCAGCGGCTGAAATACAGTTTTCTGACGATGGCCTTCGGGTTTACAGCCCTTGCACTTGCCTATTTTATTTATCCGGACAATACAACCATCCAAAATCTCAGTTTTTGCCTGATCCCGCTGTTGATCTTTTTCAACCATTTCCGGCTGAAGATCAAAAAGCGTAATACCCTTCGCCTGGTACATGTAGGCGATAAACCCAGTTAA
- a CDS encoding TolC family protein — protein MDTTRGNYAFNLADCIQYGTAHHHDMVNANLDVDFSKEQVKEATAKLFPHADINANFTDNLKLATSLIPDIASGNYDRKIPVQFGTRFSSNATGQVNQTVFQSDYFLGLKASRVYRGLATKTLTRTEIDTKVAIIKAYYAVLTNQENIRLSKSNLDQLRKTLTDTKARYDAGVSERVDVDRIQVSYNNGVTQIENQIRELVYTMQLLKFQMGMPQESNLELRETVQDLNVESFSADTLNYKVEDRIEYSIQNTQIALNELSLKSKKMAYLPKLNFFVNYGVNWFSTRFGDLYKEGFGASALGLNLSWSIFTGTERLHQIQEERITLKKSQNDLDFLSQQIKLEVKSANTAYESNKATFVTQKTNMALTQGIYDRIVLKFEQGVATSLDVISAESQLTQARTDYVNAMLNTLISKTDLDKATGRIK, from the coding sequence ATGGATACAACCAGGGGGAACTACGCCTTTAACCTGGCCGACTGCATACAATACGGGACCGCGCATCATCATGATATGGTCAATGCCAACCTGGACGTGGATTTTTCGAAGGAACAGGTAAAGGAAGCCACCGCAAAGCTGTTTCCCCATGCGGACATCAATGCTAACTTCACCGACAATCTGAAACTGGCCACCTCTCTGATACCCGATATCGCCAGCGGCAACTATGACAGGAAGATCCCCGTGCAGTTTGGCACCCGCTTCAGTTCCAATGCCACCGGCCAGGTGAACCAGACCGTCTTTCAAAGCGATTATTTCCTCGGACTGAAAGCTTCCCGCGTGTATCGCGGACTGGCCACCAAAACGCTGACACGTACGGAAATAGATACCAAAGTGGCCATCATCAAGGCCTACTACGCGGTGCTCACCAACCAGGAAAATATCCGCCTGTCGAAATCCAACCTCGACCAGCTGCGTAAAACCCTCACCGACACCAAAGCCCGCTACGATGCCGGCGTGTCCGAAAGGGTAGATGTGGACCGGATACAGGTGTCCTATAATAACGGCGTCACCCAGATAGAAAACCAGATCCGGGAACTCGTATATACGATGCAGTTATTGAAGTTCCAGATGGGCATGCCGCAGGAAAGCAACCTCGAACTCCGGGAAACCGTACAGGACCTCAATGTGGAGTCCTTTTCTGCCGATACGCTCAACTATAAAGTGGAAGACCGTATCGAATACAGCATTCAGAACACCCAGATAGCCCTGAATGAACTGAGCCTGAAAAGCAAGAAGATGGCCTATCTGCCTAAACTGAATTTTTTCGTCAATTATGGGGTCAACTGGTTCTCCACCCGTTTCGGCGACCTGTATAAAGAAGGTTTCGGGGCTTCTGCGCTGGGGCTCAATTTATCATGGTCCATTTTTACCGGCACGGAAAGGCTCCATCAGATCCAGGAAGAACGGATCACCCTGAAAAAATCACAAAATGATCTCGACTTCCTGTCACAACAGATCAAGCTGGAGGTAAAGAGCGCTAATACTGCCTACGAAAGCAATAAAGCCACGTTCGTTACACAGAAGACGAATATGGCCCTAACGCAGGGCATATACGACCGCATCGTGCTGAAGTTTGAACAGGGCGTGGCCACCAGCCTGGACGTGATCTCTGCGGAAAGTCAGCTTACACAGGCCCGGACAGACTACGTCAATGCCATGCTCAATACCCTGATCAGCAAAACAGACCTGGACAAGGCCACAGGCAGAATTAAATAA
- a CDS encoding class I SAM-dependent methyltransferase, with translation MKSTERFSNRVDNYVKYRPHYPVAIIPYLAAEAGLTQQSVVVDIGSGTGISAEPFLDNGNVVYAVEPNKEMREAAEKLLQRYPNFRSITGTAERTTLPSRSADLIVAGQAFHWFNQEAAGEEFRRIAKENACGVLMWNFRQMNTPFEQAYENLLHQHGIDYKDMKHRNVGPAQLGIFFAAGTFREKTFQNVQRFDFPALKGLLSSSSYMPDKTHSGYTAMVKDLEDIFEKYQENGMVLFRYETKLYTGLIAHTR, from the coding sequence ATGAAAAGTACAGAACGCTTCAGCAACAGGGTGGACAACTATGTAAAATACCGGCCGCATTACCCGGTAGCAATCATACCATACCTGGCTGCCGAAGCAGGGCTTACACAACAGTCAGTAGTAGTCGATATAGGCTCCGGTACCGGTATTTCTGCAGAACCTTTTCTGGACAACGGCAATGTCGTTTATGCCGTGGAGCCTAATAAGGAAATGCGGGAGGCTGCTGAAAAACTGCTGCAGCGGTATCCTAACTTCCGGAGTATAACGGGAACGGCAGAACGTACCACCCTGCCTTCTCGCTCAGCAGACCTGATCGTTGCCGGGCAGGCTTTTCACTGGTTCAATCAGGAAGCCGCCGGCGAAGAGTTCCGGCGTATCGCAAAAGAAAATGCCTGTGGCGTACTGATGTGGAACTTCCGGCAGATGAACACTCCCTTTGAACAAGCTTATGAAAACCTGCTGCATCAGCATGGGATTGACTATAAAGACATGAAACACCGGAATGTGGGGCCGGCACAGCTGGGCATCTTTTTTGCAGCAGGGACCTTCCGGGAGAAAACTTTTCAAAATGTGCAACGTTTTGATTTTCCTGCGCTGAAAGGGCTATTATCCTCTTCATCGTATATGCCGGATAAGACACATTCCGGTTATACGGCCATGGTAAAGGATCTGGAGGATATCTTTGAAAAGTACCAGGAAAACGGGATGGTCCTGTTCCGGTATGAAACAAAATTATACACAGGCTTAATAGCGCACACACGCTGA
- a CDS encoding serine O-acetyltransferase, giving the protein MGFWDKIKMDLSWYNVRNGVPTVPRGGKGKLLLLVVQRALKSEAFHAVLLFRLCSYFHSKRIKILTFYYSNRLRRRYGSTLAHTADIAGGLRLPHPYGVIIGGNVKIGAMTTIGQHVTLGGNFGKTKGNRTTPVIGSWCFICAGTVIAGPVTVGDDVIIGANSTVSKDVPDHVIGGGNPFVIGKVKEPGTAVELNKILYAKFYGYPDEVVNNIGLR; this is encoded by the coding sequence ATGGGTTTTTGGGATAAAATAAAGATGGACCTGTCATGGTATAACGTTAGAAACGGCGTACCTACCGTACCCCGGGGCGGAAAAGGAAAGCTGTTGTTACTCGTTGTCCAAAGGGCTTTAAAAAGCGAGGCCTTCCATGCAGTGTTGTTATTCAGATTATGTAGTTACTTTCATAGTAAGCGGATAAAAATACTGACTTTTTATTATTCGAACCGCCTCCGGCGCCGTTACGGTTCTACGCTGGCGCATACTGCAGACATTGCCGGCGGGCTCCGTTTGCCACATCCCTACGGTGTGATCATTGGGGGGAATGTTAAAATAGGGGCTATGACCACCATCGGGCAGCATGTGACCCTCGGCGGAAATTTCGGAAAAACGAAAGGCAACAGGACCACCCCTGTAATAGGCAGCTGGTGTTTTATTTGTGCAGGCACAGTGATAGCAGGCCCTGTCACTGTAGGAGATGATGTGATCATCGGGGCCAACTCCACGGTGAGCAAAGATGTGCCGGACCATGTTATTGGCGGCGGTAATCCGTTTGTAATAGGTAAAGTGAAGGAACCGGGAACGGCGGTGGAACTGAACAAAATTCTGTATGCAAAATTTTATGGTTACCCCGATGAGGTGGTGAACAATATCGGTCTTCGGTAA